One segment of Pseudobythopirellula maris DNA contains the following:
- a CDS encoding transposase: protein MAKGHALTQEQWEAIRDLLPGKEGDPGRSGENNRLFVDAVLYVLKTGVPWEDLPARFGKGNFIERTSCPGNRPGGILSFRMARFEGGRPVTPRPGPPLALSC, encoded by the coding sequence ATGGCGAAGGGACACGCGTTGACACAGGAGCAGTGGGAAGCGATCCGCGACCTGCTGCCAGGCAAGGAAGGCGACCCGGGGCGTTCGGGCGAGAACAACCGTCTCTTTGTGGATGCCGTTCTGTACGTGCTGAAGACGGGCGTGCCTTGGGAGGATCTCCCGGCGCGGTTCGGCAAGGGCAACTTCATCGAAAGAACCTCCTGTCCGGGAAACCGCCCGGGCGGGATTCTCTCATTCAGAATGGCTCGATTCGAGGGGGGAAGGCCAGTAACGCCTCGGCCTGGCCCTCCCCTTGCGCTATCCTGCTAA
- the pelA gene encoding pectate lyase has product MLEYQSPQGGWPKSTDLSKSPRTPDDIPQPGSGRANSLDNEATTLPLRFLARAVNATGEAKYRDAFEHGIEYLLNAQYPTGGWPQFWPLRDGYYSRITFNDGAMIRAMTVLRDVAKGEPPYDFVDGELRSRAAAAVERGVDCILAAQIEQNGNLTAWCAQYDEETLKPAWGRAYEPPSLSGDESVDIVRFLMSIEEPRPEIIAAIEGATEWFRKVAIHGYRFEEFEDENGERDRRIVADAEAPPLWARFYELVTNRPLFLGRDSVYRYEVVEIELERRAKYDYYGDWAQDLLAEHYSAWSSRHDVASSGGPDGGGI; this is encoded by the coding sequence GTGCTAGAGTATCAATCGCCCCAAGGCGGCTGGCCGAAGAGCACTGATCTGAGCAAGTCGCCCCGTACACCGGACGACATCCCGCAACCAGGAAGCGGGCGTGCGAACAGCCTCGACAACGAGGCAACCACGTTGCCCTTGCGGTTTCTGGCCCGCGCCGTCAACGCGACGGGGGAAGCCAAGTATCGAGATGCTTTCGAGCACGGCATCGAGTATCTGCTCAATGCTCAGTATCCCACCGGGGGTTGGCCCCAGTTCTGGCCGTTGCGTGACGGCTATTATTCGCGCATTACCTTCAACGATGGCGCAATGATCCGCGCGATGACGGTTTTGCGTGACGTTGCCAAAGGAGAACCTCCTTACGACTTTGTAGACGGCGAACTGCGTTCCAGAGCAGCGGCGGCGGTAGAAAGGGGCGTCGATTGCATTCTCGCGGCGCAGATCGAGCAGAACGGCAACCTTACCGCTTGGTGTGCGCAATACGATGAGGAAACACTCAAACCGGCGTGGGGTCGGGCATACGAGCCACCGTCCCTCTCCGGCGACGAGAGCGTCGACATCGTGCGATTCTTAATGTCCATCGAAGAGCCGAGGCCGGAAATCATCGCGGCGATCGAAGGCGCCACCGAATGGTTCAGAAAGGTCGCCATCCATGGTTACCGGTTTGAGGAGTTTGAGGACGAGAACGGAGAGAGGGATCGACGGATTGTGGCTGATGCCGAGGCTCCGCCCCTTTGGGCAAGGTTCTACGAGCTTGTAACGAATCGTCCGCTGTTCCTTGGGCGCGATTCCGTTTATCGGTACGAGGTCGTAGAGATCGAACTAGAGCGTCGAGCAAAATACGACTACTACGGCGACTGGGCTCAAGATCTGCTCGCCGAACACTATTCAGCGTGGAGCTCACGACACGACGTGGCGAGCTCAGGCGGGCCCGACGGCGGCGGCATTTGA
- a CDS encoding DUF1593 domain-containing protein, which yields MSESMGVRQVAKLCLVVLLSLPASAAEKPRVFVLTDIENEPDDAQSMVRFLAYADQFDVEGLAATTSVDQKNKTAAWRIREIVEAYGKVQPNLLLHAPDFPAADELLPVVQEGLPTYGMNAVGEGKDLPASEMQIETVVADSRTIWVTVWGGPNVLAQALWKVRETRSKEELEDFVAKLRDYTISDQDDSGPWIRKNFPQLSYICSPGFHVGGASCRLGRSLYILFSR from the coding sequence ATGAGCGAATCGATGGGTGTGAGACAGGTAGCGAAGCTGTGCTTAGTGGTGTTGTTGAGCCTGCCGGCCTCGGCCGCTGAAAAGCCCCGGGTCTTCGTGCTCACTGACATCGAGAATGAGCCGGACGATGCCCAGTCGATGGTGCGGTTCCTCGCGTACGCGGACCAGTTTGACGTAGAGGGTCTCGCTGCGACGACCTCGGTTGACCAAAAGAATAAGACGGCCGCGTGGCGCATCAGGGAGATTGTCGAAGCCTACGGAAAGGTTCAGCCAAACCTGCTGTTGCACGCACCGGACTTTCCGGCGGCCGACGAACTGCTACCCGTCGTTCAAGAGGGGCTTCCCACTTACGGAATGAATGCCGTAGGTGAAGGCAAAGACTTGCCGGCATCAGAGATGCAAATCGAAACCGTGGTCGCCGATTCGCGGACGATTTGGGTCACCGTCTGGGGCGGACCCAACGTCTTGGCTCAAGCGCTTTGGAAGGTGCGCGAGACGCGATCCAAAGAAGAGTTGGAAGACTTCGTCGCCAAGCTTCGCGATTACACGATATCGGACCAGGACGACAGCGGCCCGTGGATCCGCAAGAACTTCCCACAGCTGTCCTATATTTGCAGTCCCGGCTTTCATGTGGGCGGCGCGTCATGCCGCCTGGGACGGTCACTATATATTCTATTCTCGCGGTGA
- a CDS encoding DUF1559 family PulG-like putative transporter, whose protein sequence is MNAPRGFTLVELLVVIAIIGILVALLLPAVQAAREAARRMECGNHLKQIGLAIHNYESAHGAFPAGSKAIRGSSLGPYTSTWTIEILPFIEEQTLFDTWVRVSPSGSIVETWEPANKQLRETIVSAYLCPSDLETRELVVPWKGNADYNKAQYARGSYKGCEGMVVGNLRPDGTWGKASHIYWDDPRSARKIAEATMPNWSRGALPFVPDDAWQDASGHRKLPDPSMKRILDGTSKTYLVGEYASISDLGKGYEVLWAYEHESSNQSATSIEPRTLIADHARCVEAGGRYNDCKRAWGSMHAAGTINFVYCDASVRSVTTDVDMLIHADRGTIASEGANMFDLPAF, encoded by the coding sequence ATGAACGCCCCACGGGGATTCACCCTTGTGGAATTGTTGGTGGTCATCGCCATTATCGGGATACTCGTCGCTCTGCTGCTGCCGGCTGTGCAAGCGGCTCGTGAAGCCGCGAGGCGTATGGAGTGCGGCAACCACCTGAAGCAGATAGGCTTAGCGATTCACAACTACGAGTCCGCTCACGGAGCTTTTCCTGCGGGGAGCAAGGCGATTCGTGGTAGTTCTTTGGGTCCCTACACAAGCACCTGGACGATCGAAATTCTGCCCTTCATTGAAGAGCAAACTCTGTTCGACACCTGGGTGCGAGTGAGCCCGAGCGGAAGCATCGTGGAGACTTGGGAGCCTGCGAACAAGCAACTACGCGAGACCATCGTGTCCGCCTACCTCTGCCCCAGTGACCTGGAAACGCGCGAACTCGTGGTTCCGTGGAAAGGGAACGCCGATTACAACAAGGCCCAATATGCCAGGGGGTCGTACAAGGGGTGCGAGGGCATGGTTGTGGGCAACCTTCGGCCCGATGGTACCTGGGGGAAGGCAAGCCACATCTACTGGGACGATCCCCGGTCAGCACGAAAGATTGCGGAAGCGACCATGCCGAATTGGAGCCGCGGCGCACTGCCCTTTGTTCCGGATGATGCTTGGCAGGACGCCAGCGGGCACCGGAAGCTGCCCGACCCAAGCATGAAACGAATTCTCGATGGCACATCGAAGACCTACCTTGTAGGCGAGTACGCCTCGATCAGCGACCTCGGCAAAGGCTACGAAGTGCTTTGGGCGTATGAACACGAATCGTCCAATCAGTCGGCTACCTCCATCGAGCCGAGGACCTTGATCGCTGACCACGCCAGGTGCGTTGAAGCCGGCGGCAGGTACAACGATTGCAAACGGGCCTGGGGGAGCATGCACGCTGCGGGCACGATCAACTTCGTGTATTGCGACGCGTCGGTTCGCAGCGTGACCACAGACGTGGACATGTTGATTCACGCTGACCGTGGGACAATCGCTAGTGAGGGAGCGAACATGTTTGATCTCCCTGCGTTCTGA
- a CDS encoding helix-turn-helix domain-containing protein, with protein sequence MDPSKFGQWERDIESGHQSSEYAVCLEVQARLLRVARDVASTHGGSPPSAKLSRADELACHITKNYQGPLTASSIAEAVGVHQNYAMNLFQEAFGMTMTSFITQHRISHAQRMLVTTDERILGIALEAGFQSLSRFNEAFKAACKCSPRDYRKAHRIERPS encoded by the coding sequence TTGGATCCGAGTAAGTTCGGTCAGTGGGAGCGAGACATCGAGAGCGGACATCAAAGTAGCGAGTATGCTGTGTGCTTAGAAGTCCAGGCTCGGCTGCTCCGCGTCGCCCGAGACGTGGCTAGCACTCACGGGGGCTCACCGCCCTCGGCAAAGCTTTCGCGGGCAGACGAATTGGCGTGCCATATCACAAAGAACTATCAAGGACCGCTAACGGCAAGCTCGATCGCCGAGGCAGTCGGCGTTCACCAAAACTACGCGATGAACCTGTTTCAAGAAGCGTTCGGCATGACGATGACGAGCTTCATCACCCAGCATCGTATTTCGCACGCGCAACGGATGCTCGTGACGACCGACGAGCGAATCCTGGGCATTGCATTGGAGGCTGGATTTCAAAGCCTCAGCCGTTTCAATGAGGCTTTCAAGGCCGCCTGTAAATGCTCACCTCGAGACTACCGAAAGGCGCACCGGATCGAACGCCCCTCATAG
- a CDS encoding PEP-CTERM sorting domain-containing protein, translating to MRTIFVFPATTIAVVLTLAVTTAHAELELIDVAADAEVREVFDTNVDPPNATNTRYDVDGDDDDINSRFAAADPGDPLSDSDNDIIALRFDTSAADLSSKPGAYLQINLARSSSNNGKDQRLWGVNSGAANLNTWEDLDTTDYGDIPGMLKDFDRSTQGVDDATTTFLGTFNVLEFFGSDPGANNFFHLTQAMLDNSGPAEAAEGTLISYLQSLAPGDHANFLIGGVDSTGTFRINTREHVLDPFNPLTGLEGANLVLTPEPSTVALLGLSGVALTVRRRRR from the coding sequence ATGCGCACTATCTTTGTTTTTCCAGCTACGACCATTGCGGTCGTGCTGACTCTCGCTGTTACGACAGCTCACGCTGAGTTGGAGTTGATCGACGTAGCTGCTGACGCAGAAGTCAGGGAGGTCTTTGATACCAATGTCGATCCGCCAAATGCCACCAACACACGCTACGACGTCGACGGCGATGACGACGACATAAACTCGCGATTCGCCGCTGCCGATCCGGGCGATCCTCTCAGTGACTCGGACAACGATATCATTGCCCTGCGGTTCGATACCTCTGCCGCCGACTTGAGTTCTAAGCCAGGTGCTTATCTCCAAATTAACCTGGCTCGCTCTTCAAGCAATAACGGTAAAGACCAACGTCTGTGGGGTGTTAATTCGGGAGCGGCTAACCTGAATACCTGGGAAGATCTTGATACTACCGACTATGGCGATATTCCCGGCATGTTAAAGGATTTCGACCGCTCCACCCAAGGCGTGGACGACGCAACCACCACATTTCTTGGTACGTTCAACGTTCTCGAATTCTTCGGTTCCGATCCGGGTGCGAACAATTTCTTTCATCTCACCCAAGCAATGCTGGACAATAGCGGACCAGCTGAAGCTGCCGAGGGCACCCTCATTAGTTACCTGCAAAGCTTGGCTCCAGGGGACCATGCGAATTTCCTTATTGGTGGTGTTGACAGCACCGGGACGTTCCGCATCAACACTCGGGAACATGTCCTAGATCCATTCAACCCACTCACAGGCTTAGAAGGAGCAAACTTGGTTCTCACTCCCGAACCGAGCACCGTTGCGCTGCTTGGCCTGAGCGGTGTGGCGCTAACCGTACGGCGCCGTCGCCGCTAG
- a CDS encoding IS3 family transposase, with translation MLDEPPWRLLRSAEGGRGGRIFWSIKHEGTNWRSYTTMEDARLSVFKYIETFYNPRRRRQTLGYKSPDQFEAEHATTHAA, from the coding sequence GTGCTCGATGAGCCGCCGTGGCGACTGCTACGATCCGCCGAAGGCGGACGTGGCGGACGAATCTTCTGGTCGATCAAGCACGAGGGGACGAACTGGCGTTCGTACACCACGATGGAGGACGCCCGGCTGAGCGTCTTCAAGTACATCGAGACGTTTTACAACCCGAGGCGTCGGCGCCAGACGCTCGGCTACAAGTCTCCTGACCAATTCGAAGCCGAACACGCTACGACGCACGCGGCGTGA
- a CDS encoding PEP-CTERM sorting domain-containing protein, giving the protein MSAPEPAASGLGMLALAAAAAAARRNRSRGCWRG; this is encoded by the coding sequence ATTTCGGCGCCTGAACCCGCCGCTTCGGGATTGGGCATGTTGGCGCTGGCGGCAGCGGCAGCGGCAGCCAGACGGAATCGGTCGCGTGGTTGCTGGCGAGGCTAA
- a CDS encoding choice-of-anchor A family protein: MLLRLITHRFFGCAALLALGAAPDRCEGSSTTALSRNSIVVFQDWDAGSNTAGSVVVGGNVLGQATDVAVGTGMVTPGEVSLTVVGDLANGNVNMQKGSARIGGDLVANINLNQAGNHVALAGTKFGNVNGGPVIAGGIPDISDLIAELTAESAAFAALTPNSTIDTSDQNATYFNAAPDSDHRAVFDLNFEDLFNNPNARFELNANGADEVIINVSGGGAMNNNFGGSFSNAPEELISSIVWNFYDATDFVSNRQMWGSLLAPSARVRLNQNLEGSLAAGSLVQRAEVHFPTSTVSSPLAPVIPEPSMMLNFLGLAAAAAIRRPIQQGWS; encoded by the coding sequence ATGTTACTCCGATTGATCACTCACCGATTCTTTGGCTGCGCCGCACTACTGGCTCTGGGCGCCGCGCCGGATCGCTGCGAAGGATCCTCGACGACCGCCCTCTCTCGAAACAGTATCGTGGTGTTTCAGGATTGGGACGCGGGGTCCAACACAGCGGGAAGTGTGGTGGTCGGCGGGAACGTGCTCGGCCAAGCCACCGATGTCGCCGTCGGCACAGGCATGGTTACTCCCGGTGAGGTCTCACTGACCGTTGTTGGCGATCTAGCCAACGGCAACGTCAACATGCAGAAGGGCAGCGCCCGCATCGGCGGCGATCTCGTTGCGAACATCAACCTTAATCAGGCCGGCAATCACGTCGCCCTCGCTGGGACCAAATTTGGGAACGTCAACGGCGGCCCGGTGATCGCCGGAGGGATTCCGGACATCAGCGATTTGATCGCGGAACTCACCGCCGAATCCGCAGCATTCGCGGCGCTGACGCCCAACAGCACGATCGACACCTCGGACCAGAACGCCACGTATTTTAACGCCGCTCCCGATTCGGACCACCGCGCCGTTTTCGATTTAAACTTCGAAGATTTGTTCAACAATCCGAACGCGAGGTTCGAACTGAACGCGAACGGCGCCGACGAGGTCATCATCAATGTCTCTGGCGGCGGGGCGATGAACAATAACTTCGGCGGCTCATTCAGCAACGCACCGGAGGAATTGATATCGTCGATAGTTTGGAATTTCTACGACGCCACCGACTTTGTCTCTAACCGACAAATGTGGGGGTCGCTGCTTGCGCCCTCGGCCAGGGTGCGATTGAACCAAAACCTGGAGGGCAGCCTGGCGGCCGGATCGCTCGTGCAGCGGGCCGAAGTGCATTTCCCAACCTCGACCGTCTCCTCTCCCCTTGCCCCTGTCATTCCCGAGCCTTCGATGATGCTGAACTTTCTTGGGCTCGCTGCAGCCGCAGCAATTCGAAGGCCCATTCAACAAGGGTGGAGTTAG